Within Vigna unguiculata cultivar IT97K-499-35 chromosome 2, ASM411807v1, whole genome shotgun sequence, the genomic segment TTGTCTATCACCATCCATGGCTTTCAATGCCTCATTTGCTTGCTTCCTAGTACGCTCTAATTCTTGTTGCATTGCTAACTGTTGGGATGATGCTCGCTCTGCAATTTCATTCACCTCAGAGAAACGGGCCTCAATATCATCTTTTTCCTGTGAATGAAATTTCAAAAGTAAGACTAAACAcataaattaattcattgacGTGGTTGTTTCAATGGATTTTGCTGAAGCACTAAACAAGAACTTCCTGACTTATTGTGCTTACATAAGAATTCCAGGGTCCAGAGTTCATCATTAAAAGACAGCCAATGTACTCTCTTTACAAAATTTCTATCATAAGACAGTAATACCATTTACACAGACTATTAATTAGGCTACACTGCACAAATTTTAGAGGGAGGGATGAGGGAACTTAAGTATGGCAACCAGATCAGCAGTTTGTGAAAAAAGATTGTATAAGTAGTACCGCTTATAGAAAATATACACAATATcagcataaaaaaattaaaaggaagaaaatagtAGAATCACCTTTTGAATTTCTCAGAAAATATACACAATATcagcataaaaaaattaaaaggaagaaaataatgtaGAATCACCttttgaatttcttgaataCGCTGTTTTGCTCGCTTGTGAAGCCTATTGAACTTGGAGTCAAGTTCAGAATACTTCTCATCGCGCTCTTTTATTTCTTGGTCCAACTTTGTTTGAGCTACACAAGAAAAGATAATGCAATGCATTCATTCCTTCTACGGAAAATAAAGCCGTTTAGAGCAATGTTAATTCTCTTTAGCCTGTATGATATCAGGAGCCACTACACatgttgtttatatttatatcattcTTAAACTGCAAGAGGAAAAGTAATTCAATCTGTAGGAGAAGGAATTGGTCTTAGAGGCAAAACTGGCTTCCAGAGCAAGTAATAATACAAacagtaatatttaatttaagtcAAGTTTGTtcatttataattgattaatcACTCCCACTGTTTAACACAAATATAACATACCTTCTACAAGGTTTTCAGAGAGCTCTTGGGCCTTTGCTTCTGCCTCTGAGTATGCCAATTGAAGATGCTTCAAAGCCTCCTCTGATGCAATTCTTGTTTGCTTTTCTTCCAGAAATTCTTTATTTAACAATAGTATTTTTTCCTTTAGTTCTTTCACAATGTCAGAATCCCCATCTTCTAAGCCACCAACTCCTTTCTGTATACTAGAATCACTATGTACActgtttacaatttttaatcCCGCAAAATGGGACTTTAAGTAGTCATTCTGAAACCTGAGGTCCATAACCATTTCTAGAAGCTGATCGTCAGTATCAGCAGGACCTTGATTAACATCAGACAATCCATTTTCCAATACAATATTTCCATTGCTTCCATCTCCGTAATGATGATCCTCATCAGGAAAATGCTCCTCAGGTCTAACAGAATCTTCCGCGTGAGTGTCCATCATTCCACCAGTATCCCCTTCACCCGATGCAATCAACCTCTTGCAGCACAAGTCTTACCAGCATAAGCTGCAATTGGACAGTCAATAACCATTATGAACCTACTGTGTTACGAAATACAGACACAAACTTACGCCCCCGCATTGATTCATAATCACTTAAAGATTTGCATATTAAAGAGCATAACATCCACATGCAcgtattatttaaaaattcaatcacaAATCCCAAAGGCAAATGGAgcattaaaatatttcaattacttccACTTGAACATTGAAATGCTCCACACATGAAAACCCGTAAAATTGAATCAATCGCGATTTTTTACCATAAGAAATAAGCAGGTTACCAAATCAGCTAGAGATAACGTAAAACAGAGCTAATTCTGGTGGCATTTGATTCTCCTCCTAATATATTGTGTGATGCGTTCAACGGAATTGGAATTCAATGAGAAACAAGTAACGTCATTGAATTAGAACAAATATCCAAGAGTGAAGGTTCCACAATTGAATGTACCTGAGTGTAGGGAACTTGTGTGACAGAATGAATGATAGACAGAATTTGGCAAATAAACGACGTTGAATCGATTTGAACGCGAGAAGCGCCGGTGGAGGTGAGATCGCCGGTGGCAGAACGGATCTCACGCCGGCGTGCAAGCGAGGGAGAGCAGAAAACGTTGCCGTTTCAGAATGCCCTGACACTGATTATTACAAACTTGGGAAGAGGATTTGGATCCAGAATaatgatgtaatatttttattcgaCGAGGGTATTTGAGTAATCTTGCTCATATTGATTTTCGgcttttagaattttaaaatttagattaaaatgTATTTGTCACACTTtcatatttgtaattaaataaatatttaataaaaaaaattacacttaaCTACTCAAAAGCATTTACAAGGAAAGACTAGGACAAAAGAAAAGGTTAATAATGGGAGGGAGTATAATTTCAATACTatgagtttatttttttaaaatgtgctgaattgaaaaaaatataaaatgaaaaatacacaaaaaatagaataattataatactttatttgtgtttgcgcttatttttttagttaaaagaaCTAGATTTTATCCTTGTATTACAGTGAATAAATATTCTTCAtgactaaaaattataataaatactacttttaaatatctaaattacattataattaaaacatgtatgacaaaaaatatcaaatcattatagttataataaataatttatatttttatttttaataagtgatgttttcttaaaaaatattaaaaatgataaattaaaaaaatttacattaaattattcgTATAACGTTGGTTATACTAAACAAATCATATGCATGTTAAAGGAATATTTGGATTttgatgaaatatatatatatatatatattgatattaagTTGCATATTGCTAAATCATTCTAttgatatgaaaaatatattcagGGCATAGTTACATcacttattaaattatttatttggtgtTAAAAAACAAGAAGATATATTATATGTGAAATTCTCCTACGCCATAATATTTTGTTGGCGTTGAATGTGTGAGAGTGAAGAAATGCAAGATgtgagaaataaataattttataacttacaTACAGGTTTAATAGTATATATTTCTGTTTTGTGTTCATTTTTGTCtcactaattccaatttttttagtttagctctatttaaaaaaaagaaaaaagaaatgaaagtgtagtatatttttatcaaattcataATGAAGTGTTACGAAAATAATATCgtatttgttgttttattacATGTCACTCTTGTCAATGATGCCAAATTATTTAGATAATGAAATGCCATTTGTTATTCGTACATATTACTGTTAATTTAATAGAAGAATATACTAACTCAAATTTCAAAAGAATGaccagataaaaaaaaaaaaaacattcaaaatattaaatgaatttgagAAGAATATCATAATAGTGaaacaaaacaattattaaatttgttatatatgaCATAATGAAGGgttcttttatatttgttgtCACATTAAAATCGTTCTAAGTGatctcaatttaaaattttaggtgtTTAGTTGAATACTACATTGAATTGGCAGATTCCATGTCTATTACAAATGATGAGTTACAGAATATATTCTTGGGCATTGAATTTTTgtgacaaatcaaacttatgtCCGATTTGTgagattatttaatatttatcttaaCTTATAATTGTCACGGTAATGTGAAAtgtaaaaacatataaaaaaaccaTTGAATTTGTGATCACTGTACTTGAAGaacaactaatttatttttagcaaACTggtataatttacttttaaaattactaaaaatatacataatacatCTTTTTTAACTGTTTGTAGaagtcatttttgtttcaatggcTTGAATAAACAtccataatatttttaagtcataatgtataatctataatatctataataatatataatgaatatgtTTTCGCTCAGTGcccataaattattttctattttatctttaataatagtttaaaattataacaCAAATCCATGATAATATAGAATTCGCAACgcataaaactgaaaaaaaaaaaagcataattTAGAATGtttcattctatataatatttttttataataacataattttaatacaatttaaaataaacaatatatttaattatattattttcatataataaaaaacaccatagaaaacaaaaaataacaatacatatatttttatttataaaagttaacaAAGAATAAGGATACATTTCTATAGTAATGAATAATTTTGCTATAAGCTTATTTTAATAgtcttttcttaaaattaattttagttaaaattaaatgagTAACTCATAATCATTGCCAAATTATATAATAcatgaaaattgatttttttttcttgagtgcagggaaaaaatacaaataaaacatCTTCTACATTAACAAAGAGTTTGATTTTTAACTGCATGGAAAAATCTAATTAACTATATATTTGAAGAGCTAAATAGTAGATGGAACAGAACAAAAGAAGTGAAGTTAAAAGGCAGAAACTTAGATTAAATACTGCTTTGTCTATAGATATTTGTTATACTGGTGCAACAACTACGGCACTCAGCATCACAAACTGACATtatgaaaagtaaaaagtaCTATTGATACACGAATTTCACGTTATCATTTTGAACCTGATCCTgattctaatattattttttataatataatccCTCCTTTGAAGGTAATCAATGTCAAATGAGATCTACGCTGCTGAACCTCTCAATTGTTCACTTCATTTCTATCTGGATTTTGAGCTCCTGGAACAGTTTATGATATTCAGATTTTAGATAGAAAAAGGGGGGAACTGAAAAAGCTTGGTAAACAACATAAACGATGTAACAAGTACGCCAACAAGTGGAATTTGaatcattcaaattttttagtCTAGTGGAGTTTTGTTCTCATATTCAAACAGGATTATAAGACAAGAAAGCTAACCATTGGGCTTTTCATCTCTGAAGTTAGTAGCTACTTGTGTGAAAAAATCTTTAGTAGCATCTGCAGAATCACAAATTATGCCAAATAAGGATCACTTGACATGCACATTGAAATATTGTGACGGCAATAACAATTTTGATACAAAAATCGGCTAGATCATAAGAAACAAGTTAAAAGGGCAGTAGAAACCAAAGCAGAATATTCAACAAGAGTTATGTATGGTTCGGCATTTAGAGCTCCAGATCCACGTTTTGGacgtaaaaaattaaaaactattcaAAGTGATTTTAGTTTGGATTTGGATCATGAATCCACATTTGACTCGATTCAACGTGAAACCAAACATACACTAAAATAAGGACAAAGGGGTTCTTTATTGGTAAATGtaatatgaatgaaaaagttgtttcaaatatattttcaatctaTAAGCATAATAAGCCAACAACTTTAGGCCCACTAATTATAATGGAAATGGTCCTAGTAGAGTGATAGATTAAATCACATGACGAAAGAGATGGAAGACTTTGAGCCGAAGCCTCTTATCTTTAacgagagagaaagagagagagagagagagagagagaagtaATAATCAAGGGTGAGTCATGCTCCAAGTGTTTCTTACCATGCTTCATGGTTAAAGATGGATCATGGTCCTCTAGACCACTAATAACTTTAGCTGGTATTCCTGCCGCAATGCTACAAAATAAAGCAAATGAATCTCTTAGATGTTCCCCATTCAGTATATcatatttctattattaaagCTACTAGATGTAACAGGCTTAGACGCATCCCATTGTGTTTTCctatttataaatacataactCTATGTGTTCCATGCACATTAGGGATTCAAACTATGCCTCTTTCTTTCTTATCTccacaaaaacaataaaagaaacatCTTTCGTTACATAAAAGAATCCAGGTAGAAGCTGCAAGTACTAAGCACTGTGTGAAAGATAGATTCATTGGTACCTGTGGGGAGGAACATTTTTTAACACGAGAGAACCTGCGGCTATCATCGCACCTTCACCAATCTTTATATTCCCAAGTATGGTTGCACTAGCTCCAATTAGTGCCCCTTCACCTACTTTGGGATGACGATCACCAATTTCCTTTCCTGTGCCTCCTAACGTTACACCCTGTCAAAATGAGATATATCATACAAAGATCATAATAAATAGACGTGTAAAAAAactattgtttaaaaaaaaagtcttattttaaaataataataaatattataaatcaattttaaaacttcCCTCTTCTTAGAAAAGTAGAATAAGATTAACTTTTCAGAATCTGTTTTAAGGATAGTTGTATTCTATCAGTGGAGGGTTGAACAGGGAACATAAAAAAAGCTGTTAACTATTTATTGCCAGTctcttttatagaaaatatgaaGCTGTTAAGaacatgtatattaaaataactcATAACCTTTTCCTCTTATGCAAGaatcaatatgttaaaatgACATCATTTAGGAAATAGtagaaaaactaattaatttgggatgattaaaatttgtataatagCTACCAAAACAtaatcataaaagaaattaatgaagAATCACAACTCACATGCATCAATGAAACTCTGTTTCCAACAATAGCAGTTTCACCAATAACCACACCTGTCCCATGATCTAATAAAATTCCCTCCCCAATTTTCGCAGCTGTAAAAAAACAATAGAAACACAAAgttcaataataatattcaaaaccAAAGGGCTTTCAATATCTTCAATAGAGAAGCAAACATCCTTCAAGACAAGAATCAAATTATTATcttgtaaaaaatgaaaagtaaacaaATCAACTATGTAAGTGCCACAAGATTTAAAGATTGAACCCTCATGGATACATTCTGCTTTCATAATCTCTTTTTCCTTATTCAGAAAATAAGTTGGCCAGCATAACATTAATCTATCTGCTACAttacattttttcttctaatagaAATTTATAACTGTTAATTAATTGCTTTCCTGACATTTCCTGAAGCAAAATTATGCATACAAACATAAAGAAAGCAAACTTCTTTCGTAATTGTCATACATTATATGCATGCAAAAACTAAACAAGTATACCTGGATGAATGTCCACTCCAAAAACCTGTGGTAAAAGACAAGGGAATGGATGATCAGCAAATGAAACATCCTTGTATTTATGAGATTCAATATTGTTAACCAACTAGAAAACTACCTCACTAACGCGGCTTTGCAAAGCCAGGGCCAATACTTTGCGTCCCTGGTGCCACAAAGCATGGGCTATTCGATGTACTTGCAGAGCATGATAACCCTGGGGGCATAGCACAGCATTAAACGTCAAAAAGAGTTCTATAAATGTCATAGCagtattttttaacttaaaaagcGATTCTGAAGTTAGTCAAACTTTACTATCAcgcttaattatataaatagtgCATTACGACAGCAGCAATGTATCAGGACTGGAAACTGGAAGAGAACAGAGACTTGCCTTCATGTACAAAAGTGCGGAGCAATAGGACAAACATGCAGGGTCCCGATCTTTAAATGCCTGTTCAGAAAACGGCCGCAGCATAAAATTCAAATAGCTCCAGCACACACCATCCAAAACACTTTAAACAACATGCGTTTATCAAAgacttaatttcatttttattttggatttagTTAACCAATGTCTAAaagaaacttaaaataaataaataaaattatgggagaactaatctattaaaaattcattaggaAGTTAATATTTATGCtttccaattaaaaaaaaaaaaaacaaaacacttttaatttcttaatcagtATCTGGCATTGAGTAGCGTTGATCTTTAATTTTTAGTCAGTCTGATAGTAATGATGTGTGATTTagatttctaattttaatagtGGTAATTGAATCTTTCAAGATGGTCAAGTCCCTCTATCTAAATTATATCCAATATTTAATGAAGTTAGCAGCAGCACACTGAGCATACCATGAAGGTGAGGAGGTACGTAAGTACAGTGCACTAGGTAAAAAACATATAACATTTGAACGAACAACAGTGACCAAAACTTTACATAACCACAACATAACATGAATTGAAAAACAAGATTGTCCAATGTCATGTCATGCTCAGTATTCTGATAGCTTTGTTAAAAATGGTATAAAACAAGTTCAATTGATTTAATAAGGGAGACTAAAAATGTAAGTAATAAAggtaagagagagagagagagagagagagagagacctGAACATCAAGGCGAATGGATCGTTGGATAGGTTTGTCATGCAGAATGACATTGCAGAAAATATCCATGAGCTGAGTGGCCAAGAGAGTGGCGTTTTGGAGACGGTTGGCGACGACAAAGGCCAATGCTTGTTCGAAGCAATCATGCGCCAAAATACTAGCGTACAAGAAGCTACTCAAAATCGGCTCCTTCTCCGCCTGCACGTCCATACACGGCGCTTACACAATTTCACAAACACAATAAAtgcaattgaaacaaaaaatgaaagagtgaGTTAATTGAATTCACCTCGAGCTTGGCCTCCTCTCTGACAGCGTGCCAAATGGGGTCGGGTCCGTCCAATTCGGGTTCGGGCGTGGGGTCGCGGGCGCCCATGGCGTAGACGGGGAAGAGACGGTAGGCGGAGGAGAGAGAGGGGACGTAAATGCGGTTTGAGTCGGCGTCGTCGTGGAGACGGCGGTGGTGAGCGGAGAGAGGGCATCGTTGGAGCATGTCTTGGGTGGTGAGCCAAGCGCGGTGGTGGTGGCGGCTCAGACAAGCCATGGCTAGGGTTGAAataggagaaaaagaaagagagatagATAAACCGTCGTGTCCTCGTGTTCTGCTTTAGATTGTGGCGTTTGCGCTGCGTTTGCACCTCTACCCGCCCTAACTGTTCTTACAGACAGAAAAGGTGATGCTTcggaaattaaatttaattattgtgatcgttaattatttatttagtaacaTACTAAGATTTCCATGGTcctcaaaataatattacaataataataataatgatgatgttGGAAACAGTATAGTGAGTGTGTGTGATGATGAAAAAGGAGAGGTGGTGATGGAAAAAAATGGAAGCAACTACCGAACAAAATGTGGCATTGTGAATGGCTGAGGATGTTCAACATGCGCAGACAGACAACTTTCCAAATCCCACCCATGAATGGAAAAGGTAAGGTTGCCTCATGCTCTGTCCCTACCCTTTTCAGTCTCATTCTTTTCCACAAAGAATAAAGTACTacagtattatttttttgtatgaatAGTGTTAAACTATACTGTATTATTCTTTTACTATTAATGTTTCCATAGCTATTGATAGTACCTTACTTATGATCGTTCGGATATTCTTTGCCTGtgatatttgtatatttttttaatattcatggGTATctgtaaaattttgtaaaaaacaataatatttaataatacattttaatcataaaattatattaaaatataatgtataatatttataaataaaaaaatataaataatttatttaaggttaaattattcatttagtttcaatttttgtatgtaaatttgaatttggtccctaaattttaaaaaatgttaactaggttcctaattttgataatttgtttCAATGAAGCCCCTTCCGTTAAGATGGCAGAAACGAAATGTTAGACGGGACTGAACAGTAAAGTGACACATTTGTGGTACACATTAAATGTCAATCATTAAGATGTGAAGAAAAGATTGTATTGATGTGAGTGAAAATTGAACgagaaaaaatagaacaaaaaaatCGACGGTAGGATTTGGAATGAGAAGAAAAGAGCCAACGGGCTGGGGAACGACTAAGAACAGATGAAATTCGAAGTGGTTGGCCGGGGAAGGCAATTTCAGAGTGAATGAATATCGTTGAGGAGTCTCATACACACTTTAGGATGGTGCTTGGACTCGGAACCATTTAGCGTGTGAGGGGGATTAAGCACAAACACGGTGGCTACTGCGTCCGCGAAGTCAAATCCCATTTAGCTGAATGTCGAACCACTCCTTCCTC encodes:
- the LOC114172263 gene encoding serine acetyltransferase 2-like; the encoded protein is MACLSRHHHRAWLTTQDMLQRCPLSAHHRRLHDDADSNRIYVPSLSSAYRLFPVYAMGARDPTPEPELDGPDPIWHAVREEAKLEAEKEPILSSFLYASILAHDCFEQALAFVVANRLQNATLLATQLMDIFCNVILHDKPIQRSIRLDVQAFKDRDPACLSYCSALLYMKGYHALQVHRIAHALWHQGRKVLALALQSRVSEVFGVDIHPAAKIGEGILLDHGTGVVIGETAIVGNRVSLMHGVTLGGTGKEIGDRHPKVGEGALIGASATILGNIKIGEGAMIAAGSLVLKNVPPHSIAAGIPAKVISGLEDHDPSLTMKHDATKDFFTQVATNFRDEKPNGAQNPDRNEVNN